The proteins below come from a single Thermopolyspora flexuosa genomic window:
- a CDS encoding NAD(P)/FAD-dependent oxidoreductase, which produces MPRTIEVAVIGGGYAGVSAANRLAGRDDVAVTLINARPHFTERIRLHQLAAGTHDAVVEYRDILADGVRLVAGTVTRIDAAGRALALADGDTLGYDYLIYAVGSVGADPGVPGAAEFARPITTLEEAHRLRADIRTTPVSAPLVVVGGGPTGVETASELAGQGRPVTLVCGGDLAPSLHATGRRAVARRLERLGVRVLAGPGTEVTAVASGRVRLADGRELPAAVMIWAAGFVAPDLAARSGLRTDAAGRLVTDETLTCVDDPRIVAAGDAAAPSAWPYRMSCQAAMQVGPQAAETVLARIRGTDPSPVKVWFAAQCISLGREAGVVQICRRDDTATRAYVGGRSGAALKELVCRGTLWRLAGEARGAARRGRRAAGGATRQPARTRRERQPVR; this is translated from the coding sequence ATGCCGCGAACCATCGAGGTGGCCGTGATCGGTGGCGGGTACGCGGGCGTGAGCGCCGCCAACCGCCTGGCCGGGCGTGACGATGTGGCGGTGACCCTGATCAACGCGCGCCCGCACTTCACCGAGCGGATCCGCCTGCACCAGCTCGCCGCCGGCACCCACGACGCGGTGGTCGAGTACCGGGACATCCTCGCCGACGGCGTCCGCCTCGTGGCCGGAACCGTGACCCGGATCGACGCCGCGGGCCGCGCCCTGGCACTGGCGGACGGGGACACGCTCGGCTACGACTACCTGATCTACGCGGTCGGCAGCGTCGGCGCCGATCCGGGCGTGCCCGGCGCGGCCGAGTTCGCCCGCCCCATCACCACCCTGGAGGAGGCGCACCGGCTGCGGGCGGACATCCGCACCACGCCTGTCTCCGCACCGCTGGTCGTGGTCGGCGGCGGGCCGACCGGCGTCGAGACCGCGTCCGAGCTGGCCGGGCAGGGCCGCCCGGTCACCCTGGTGTGCGGCGGCGATCTCGCCCCGTCGCTGCACGCCACCGGCCGCCGCGCGGTCGCCCGCCGGCTGGAGCGGCTCGGGGTACGGGTGCTCGCCGGCCCGGGCACCGAGGTGACCGCCGTCGCCTCCGGGCGGGTACGGCTCGCCGACGGGCGTGAGCTGCCCGCGGCGGTGATGATCTGGGCCGCCGGGTTCGTCGCGCCGGACCTGGCCGCGCGCAGCGGGCTGCGCACCGACGCGGCCGGCCGCCTGGTCACCGACGAGACGCTGACCTGCGTCGACGATCCGCGGATCGTGGCGGCCGGGGACGCGGCGGCGCCGTCCGCCTGGCCGTACCGGATGAGCTGCCAGGCGGCGATGCAGGTCGGGCCGCAGGCCGCCGAGACCGTGCTGGCCCGGATCCGGGGTACGGACCCGTCGCCGGTGAAGGTGTGGTTCGCCGCCCAGTGCATCAGCCTGGGCCGGGAGGCCGGGGTCGTGCAGATCTGCCGCAGGGACGACACCGCGACCCGCGCCTACGTCGGCGGGCGCTCGGGGGCGGCGTTGAAGGAGCTGGTCTGCCGCGGCACGCTGTGGCGGCTGGCCGGTGAGGCGCGCGGCGCGGCACGGCGCGGACGGCGGGCCGCGGGCGGCGCGACCCGGCAGCCCGCGCGCACCCGGCGGGAGAGGCAGCCGGTGCGCTGA
- a CDS encoding RrF2 family transcriptional regulator, with translation MMRISARTQYALRAMVALAASDGLMHAEKIAADQDIPRRFCDNILLHLRRAGLLVSQRGPEGGYRLARPAHEITLADVIRVTEGVEPPAARFSGAAAPLTEILERLYDHENALLGEITLADVVASAHAAAAGGGAT, from the coding sequence ATGATGCGCATCTCCGCCCGGACCCAGTACGCGCTGCGCGCGATGGTGGCCCTGGCGGCGAGCGACGGGCTCATGCACGCCGAGAAGATCGCCGCGGACCAGGACATCCCGCGCCGGTTCTGCGACAACATCCTGCTGCACCTGCGCCGGGCCGGGCTGCTGGTGAGCCAGCGCGGCCCGGAGGGCGGCTACCGGCTCGCCCGCCCCGCGCACGAGATCACCCTCGCCGACGTGATCCGGGTGACCGAGGGCGTCGAGCCACCCGCGGCCCGCTTCTCCGGCGCCGCCGCCCCGCTGACCGAGATCCTGGAACGCCTCTACGACCACGAGAACGCCCTGCTCGGCGAGATCACGCTCGCCGACGTGGTCGCCTCCGCCCACGCCGCGGCGGCCGGGGGCGGCGCGACCTAG
- a CDS encoding sulfite exporter TauE/SafE family protein: protein MRSLILLGLVGFAAQLVDGSLGMAYGVTSTTLLLAIGTNPAAASATVHLAEIGTTLASGISHWRFDNVDWKVIAKIGIPGALGAFAGATFLSSLSTEVAAPIMSIILLALGVYILVRFTAFGLSRDNLGKPLRKRFLAPLGLFAGFIDATGGGGWGPVGTPALLASGRIPPRKVIGSIDTSEFLIAIAASIGFFVGLGSENIDFAWVAVLLAGGVIAAPIAAWLVRHIPPRILGSAVGGLIILTNTRTLLRSDWVDAPGNVQTIAYVAIAVIWAAAVAYSVREYRRHKEQESVEAIEAELRRREAEEPTPA from the coding sequence GTGCGATCGCTTATCCTGCTCGGCCTTGTCGGCTTCGCCGCGCAACTCGTGGACGGAAGCCTCGGCATGGCCTACGGCGTCACGTCCACCACGCTGCTGCTCGCCATCGGCACGAACCCGGCGGCGGCATCGGCCACCGTGCACCTCGCCGAGATCGGCACCACGCTGGCCTCCGGCATCTCCCACTGGCGCTTCGACAACGTCGACTGGAAGGTGATCGCCAAGATCGGCATCCCCGGCGCGCTCGGCGCGTTCGCCGGCGCGACCTTCCTGTCCAGCCTGTCGACCGAGGTCGCCGCGCCGATCATGTCGATCATCCTGCTGGCCCTCGGCGTCTACATCCTCGTCCGCTTCACCGCCTTCGGCCTCAGCCGTGACAACCTCGGCAAGCCGCTGCGCAAGCGGTTCCTCGCCCCGCTCGGCCTGTTCGCCGGGTTCATCGACGCCACCGGCGGCGGTGGCTGGGGCCCGGTCGGCACCCCGGCCCTGCTGGCCAGCGGCCGCATCCCGCCCCGCAAGGTGATCGGCTCCATCGACACCAGCGAGTTCCTCATCGCGATCGCCGCCAGCATCGGCTTCTTCGTCGGCCTCGGCTCGGAGAACATCGACTTCGCCTGGGTGGCCGTGCTGCTCGCCGGCGGGGTGATCGCCGCCCCCATCGCCGCCTGGCTGGTCCGCCACATCCCCCCGCGCATCCTCGGCTCGGCGGTCGGCGGCCTGATCATCCTCACCAACACCCGCACCCTGCTGCGCAGCGACTGGGTCGACGCGCCCGGCAACGTCCAGACGATCGCGTACGTCGCCATCGCGGTGATCTGGGCCGCGGCCGTCGCCTACTCGGTGCGCGAGTACCGCCGCCACAAGGAGCAGGAGTCGGTCGAGGCGATCGAGGCCGAGCTGCGCAGGCGCGAGGCGGAGGAGCCCACCCCCGCCTGA
- a CDS encoding YnfA family protein, producing the protein MTILRSLALFALAALLEIGGAWLVWQGLREQRGLIWAGAGVIALGLYGLAATLQPDPHFGRVLAAYGGVFVAGSLLWGVLVDGFRPDRWDVIGALICMAGVLVIMYAPRG; encoded by the coding sequence GTGACGATCCTGCGTTCCCTTGCGCTCTTCGCCCTCGCCGCGCTGCTGGAGATCGGCGGCGCCTGGCTGGTCTGGCAGGGCCTGCGCGAGCAGCGCGGCCTGATCTGGGCCGGCGCCGGCGTCATCGCGCTCGGCCTGTACGGCCTGGCCGCCACGCTGCAGCCCGACCCGCACTTCGGCCGCGTGCTCGCCGCCTACGGCGGGGTGTTCGTCGCCGGATCGCTGCTGTGGGGCGTGCTCGTCGACGGCTTCCGCCCCGACCGCTGGGACGTCATCGGCGCGCTGATCTGCATGGCCGGCGTGCTGGTGATCATGTACGCGCCGCGCGGCTGA
- a CDS encoding TioE family transcriptional regulator — MRPVDLAREHGLSTQAVRNYESAGILPPAGRTAAGHRVYTPLHATALRAFLSLAAGHGHATATAIMQAVNRGAVDEALRLIDESHGRLLEDRRTLEAVDAALRDLVPAPPPEPGGVHIGALARRLGVRPATLRKWEKAGLVSPRRDPRTGYRVYGAADVRDARLVHQLRRGGYLLEQIAPLIAQVRAAGGVEPLESAIRGWRERLSARGRAMLAGAAGLHAYLRAREG, encoded by the coding sequence ATGAGGCCGGTGGACCTGGCGCGCGAGCACGGCCTGTCCACGCAGGCGGTGCGCAACTACGAGAGCGCGGGCATCCTGCCGCCCGCCGGGCGCACCGCCGCGGGCCACCGCGTCTACACCCCGCTGCACGCCACGGCGCTGCGGGCGTTTCTGTCGCTGGCGGCCGGGCACGGGCACGCCACGGCCACGGCGATCATGCAGGCGGTCAACCGGGGCGCGGTCGACGAGGCGCTGCGCCTCATCGACGAGAGCCACGGCCGGCTGCTGGAGGACCGCCGCACCCTCGAGGCGGTCGACGCCGCGCTGCGCGACCTTGTGCCCGCGCCGCCGCCCGAGCCGGGTGGGGTGCACATCGGCGCGCTCGCCCGCAGGCTGGGCGTGCGGCCCGCCACGCTGCGCAAGTGGGAGAAGGCCGGGCTGGTGTCGCCGCGCCGCGATCCGCGCACCGGCTACCGGGTGTACGGCGCGGCCGACGTGCGGGACGCCCGGCTGGTGCACCAGCTGCGGCGGGGCGGCTACCTGCTGGAGCAGATCGCCCCGCTGATCGCCCAGGTGCGGGCGGCCGGGGGCGTGGAGCCGCTGGAGTCGGCGATCCGCGGCTGGCGGGAGCGGCTGTCCGCCCGGGGCCGGGCGATGCTCGCCGGCGCCGCCGGCCTTCACGCCTACCTGCGCGCCCGGGAGGGCTGA
- a CDS encoding erythromycin esterase family protein, which yields MEIRDSARPLDGAGVSAFLRSLPARPDLLGLGEAVHFVTELGEARNEIFRYLVEHEGYRAFAIESDCLKGLLVDAYVTTGAGDLDEVMERGFSHGFGAFAPNRELVAWMREHNRRHGTSLRFFGFDGPLEYWAASPREALAGLYALVDGPPCAWDTIDELLGPDERWSDPATVMDPAKSVGQSEQARRLRLITDDLVTLLETQAPRLSPADRERAELYARTAVGLLRYHHWMADTSPARVSRLSAVRDALMAANLRAIAAHGPVLVFSHNLHLQRSRSTMRLGDQELEWWSAGALVGAHLGDRYAFIASALGTFGDDAPPAGTLEGALATLPYDRALADARALAAAVPGPARRESPHYAYFPLDPAHLDLIDGVLFLNRARVPDWPRQG from the coding sequence ATGGAAATCAGGGACTCGGCCCGTCCGCTCGACGGCGCGGGCGTATCGGCCTTCCTGCGCTCGCTCCCGGCCCGGCCCGACCTGCTCGGCCTCGGCGAGGCGGTGCACTTCGTCACCGAGCTGGGCGAGGCGCGCAACGAGATCTTCCGGTACCTGGTCGAGCACGAGGGCTACCGCGCGTTCGCCATCGAGAGCGACTGCCTCAAGGGGCTGCTGGTCGACGCGTACGTCACCACCGGCGCCGGTGACCTCGACGAGGTCATGGAGCGCGGCTTCAGCCACGGCTTCGGCGCCTTCGCCCCCAACCGCGAGCTGGTGGCCTGGATGCGCGAGCACAACCGGCGGCACGGCACCAGCCTCCGGTTCTTCGGCTTCGACGGCCCGCTGGAGTACTGGGCGGCCAGCCCGCGCGAGGCGCTCGCCGGCCTGTACGCGCTGGTCGACGGCCCGCCCTGCGCCTGGGACACGATCGACGAGCTGCTCGGCCCGGACGAGCGATGGTCGGACCCGGCCACCGTGATGGACCCCGCGAAGTCGGTCGGCCAGAGCGAGCAGGCCCGGCGGCTGCGGCTGATCACCGACGATCTGGTCACGCTGCTGGAGACCCAGGCGCCGCGGCTGAGCCCCGCGGACCGGGAGCGCGCGGAGCTGTACGCGCGCACCGCCGTCGGCCTGCTGCGCTACCACCACTGGATGGCCGACACCTCCCCGGCCCGGGTGTCCCGGCTGTCGGCGGTACGGGACGCGCTGATGGCCGCCAACCTGCGCGCCATCGCCGCACACGGCCCGGTCCTGGTGTTCTCCCACAACCTCCACCTGCAGCGGAGCCGGAGCACGATGCGGCTCGGCGACCAGGAGCTGGAGTGGTGGAGCGCGGGCGCGCTCGTCGGCGCGCACCTGGGCGACCGGTACGCGTTCATCGCCTCGGCCCTGGGCACGTTCGGCGACGACGCCCCACCCGCGGGCACCCTCGAGGGCGCGCTCGCCACGCTCCCGTACGACCGCGCGCTCGCCGACGCCCGCGCCCTCGCCGCGGCGGTTCCCGGCCCCGCCAGGCGCGAGTCGCCGCACTACGCCTACTTCCCCCTCGACCCGGCCCACCTCGACCTGATCGACGGCGTGCTGTTCCTCAACCGGGCCCGCGTCCCGGACTGGCCCCGGCAGGGGTGA
- a CDS encoding DMT family transporter — translation MAWIVLIVSGMLETAWAVALAESKGLTRPWPTVLFGISLAASMLGLGYALRSIPVGTAYAVWVGIGAVGTAVYGMVMLNEPATAGRLICLTLIISGVVGLKLLH, via the coding sequence ATGGCGTGGATCGTTCTGATCGTGTCGGGCATGCTCGAAACGGCGTGGGCCGTGGCGCTCGCCGAGTCCAAGGGCCTGACCCGGCCCTGGCCCACCGTGCTGTTCGGGATCTCTCTCGCGGCGAGCATGCTCGGCCTCGGCTACGCCCTGCGCTCGATCCCGGTCGGCACCGCGTACGCCGTGTGGGTGGGCATCGGGGCGGTCGGCACCGCGGTGTACGGCATGGTCATGCTCAACGAGCCGGCCACGGCCGGGCGGCTGATCTGCCTCACGCTGATCATCAGCGGGGTGGTCGGGCTCAAGCTGCTGCACTGA
- a CDS encoding potassium/proton antiporter produces MSLPQLYIVLLVGGLVLFAGIAAVRTAGRLGLPSLLLFLALGVFLGEDGLGIPFDDAALAQTLGAGALAVILVEGGLSTRWNDIRRMLAPAGILATLGVVISVLVTAAGAHLLLGMEWRLALLLGAIVSSTDAAAVFSVLRGLPLPRRLAGLVEAESGFNDAPTVILVLVFSAAGALPGPLEIGWQMVYQIAVGILFGLLFGWGGAKGLRYVALPASGLYPLATLGLGITAFAAAGAAGASGIVAAYLSGIILGNSELPHRAATRSFAEGAAWLAQIGLFVMLGLLADPSDLPSALVPGLVVGLVLLLAARPISVVLCLLPFRMPWRSQAFISWAGLRGAVPIVLTTFPIVADVPGAWHLLNIVFVIVAVFTLIQAPSLTVVARRLGLAEDEQARQIGIESAPLDALGAELLTVTIPPGSRLHGVEVGELRLPAPSAIGLIVRDRRSSFVPTPDTRLREGDELLIVTTMAVREATERRLRAVSRGGRLARWFGDDGGPEPPKRTAAPLPAIGSTATGRRGARPSDGHGDQGRSRRPGHPPRPAAPPTPGERSPSPHIRPDGARAPHIAHPPAALPGPQQPNGTGTTPSAQGPAGEENEPSARPAGHRPG; encoded by the coding sequence ATGAGTCTGCCGCAGCTGTACATCGTGCTGCTGGTCGGTGGCCTGGTGCTGTTCGCCGGAATCGCCGCCGTACGGACCGCCGGGCGGCTCGGCCTCCCCAGCCTGCTGCTGTTCCTCGCCCTTGGCGTGTTCCTCGGCGAGGACGGGCTCGGCATCCCGTTCGACGACGCCGCCCTCGCCCAGACGCTCGGCGCCGGGGCGCTCGCGGTCATCCTCGTCGAAGGTGGCCTCAGCACGCGCTGGAACGATATACGGCGCATGCTCGCCCCGGCGGGCATCCTCGCCACCCTCGGCGTGGTGATCAGCGTCCTGGTCACCGCGGCGGGCGCCCACCTGCTGCTCGGCATGGAGTGGCGGCTCGCCTTACTCCTCGGCGCGATCGTCTCCTCCACCGACGCCGCCGCGGTGTTCTCGGTGCTGCGCGGCCTGCCGCTGCCCCGCCGCCTCGCCGGGCTCGTGGAGGCCGAGTCCGGGTTCAACGACGCGCCGACCGTCATCCTCGTGCTCGTCTTCAGCGCCGCCGGCGCCCTGCCCGGCCCGCTGGAGATCGGCTGGCAGATGGTCTACCAGATCGCCGTCGGCATCCTGTTCGGCCTGCTGTTCGGCTGGGGCGGCGCCAAAGGGCTGCGGTACGTCGCGCTCCCCGCCAGCGGCCTGTACCCGCTGGCCACGCTGGGCCTGGGCATCACCGCGTTCGCCGCGGCGGGCGCGGCCGGCGCCTCCGGCATCGTCGCCGCCTACCTGTCCGGCATCATCCTCGGCAACTCCGAGCTGCCGCACCGCGCGGCCACCCGATCCTTCGCCGAAGGCGCCGCCTGGCTCGCCCAGATCGGCCTGTTCGTCATGCTCGGCCTGCTGGCCGACCCCAGCGACCTGCCCTCGGCGCTCGTGCCCGGCCTGGTCGTCGGCCTGGTCCTGCTGCTCGCCGCCCGCCCGATCTCGGTGGTGCTCTGCCTGCTGCCGTTCCGCATGCCCTGGCGGTCCCAGGCGTTCATCTCCTGGGCCGGGCTGCGCGGGGCCGTGCCGATCGTGCTCACCACCTTCCCGATCGTGGCCGACGTCCCCGGCGCCTGGCACCTGCTCAACATCGTCTTCGTCATCGTCGCCGTCTTCACCCTGATCCAGGCCCCGTCCCTGACCGTCGTCGCCCGCAGACTCGGCCTCGCCGAGGACGAGCAGGCCCGGCAGATCGGCATCGAGTCCGCGCCCCTCGACGCGCTCGGCGCCGAGCTGCTCACCGTCACCATCCCGCCCGGCTCCCGGCTGCACGGCGTCGAGGTCGGCGAGCTGCGGCTGCCCGCCCCCTCGGCGATCGGGCTGATCGTGCGCGACCGCCGCTCCAGCTTCGTCCCCACGCCCGACACCCGGCTGCGCGAGGGCGACGAGCTGCTCATCGTCACCACGATGGCCGTCCGCGAGGCCACCGAACGCCGGCTGCGCGCGGTCAGCCGCGGTGGCCGCCTCGCCCGCTGGTTCGGCGACGACGGCGGCCCCGAGCCGCCGAAGCGCACCGCCGCGCCGCTCCCCGCCATCGGCTCCACCGCCACCGGCCGCCGCGGCGCCAGGCCGAGCGACGGCCACGGCGACCAGGGCCGGTCCCGGCGCCCGGGCCACCCGCCCCGTCCCGCCGCGCCGCCCACGCCCGGCGAGCGGTCACCGTCCCCGCACATCCGGCCCGACGGCGCCCGTGCCCCGCACATCGCGCATCCCCCGGCCGCCCTGCCCGGCCCGCAGCAGCCCAACGGCACCGGCACGACCCCCTCCGCGCAGGGCCCGGCCGGGGAGGAGAACGAGCCCTCGGCGCGGCCCGCCGGGCATCGTCCCGGCTGA
- a CDS encoding DUF6157 family protein: MGYYRTLIAVADDCPVDASVVPSGERKTVAALQYEMLAAEPYRLTQEDVLFLIWVRRRPDFGELGENELAALRDEFFSKSRACLRASPLPKRYGFGLLFDGEGRIALCPMESEEYRRIVAGGEGYTVVKAMRTSRR, from the coding sequence ATGGGTTACTACCGGACCTTGATCGCCGTGGCGGACGACTGCCCGGTCGACGCCTCCGTCGTGCCGAGCGGCGAGAGGAAGACGGTCGCCGCGCTGCAGTACGAGATGCTCGCCGCCGAGCCGTACCGGCTGACGCAGGAGGACGTGCTGTTCCTCATCTGGGTGCGCCGCCGGCCCGACTTCGGCGAGCTGGGCGAGAACGAGCTGGCCGCGCTGCGGGATGAGTTCTTCTCCAAGAGCCGGGCGTGCCTGCGCGCCTCGCCGCTGCCCAAGCGGTACGGGTTCGGGCTGCTGTTCGACGGCGAGGGGCGGATCGCCCTGTGCCCGATGGAGTCGGAGGAGTACCGGCGGATTGTGGCGGGCGGCGAGGGCTACACGGTGGTGAAGGCGATGCGCACCTCCCGCCGCTGA
- a CDS encoding TetR/AcrR family transcriptional regulator, translated as MTTAYSGGGDPGRTIELLWGLRDAPRRGPKPRFSVAQITRAAIDLADGEGLAALSMRRVAERLGITAMSLYTYIPGKAELLDLMIDTVCGEIERREPASDHWRDRLEAIAHDNRALYERHPWLATVSTARPPLGPGVIAKYEYELRALEGLGLDDVEMDAALTFLLGFVESCARAAANVRAARRDSGTGDGEWWAAYGPLLAKVADPGAFPVATRVGTAAGLAHGAAYDPDHAYRFGLQRVLDGLAALIESRAGAGRDGVSGSSPRRPPAAPAGDAPP; from the coding sequence GTGACCACGGCGTACAGCGGTGGCGGCGACCCCGGCCGCACCATCGAGCTGCTCTGGGGGCTGCGCGACGCTCCCCGGCGCGGCCCCAAGCCCCGGTTCTCGGTCGCCCAGATCACCAGGGCGGCGATCGACCTCGCCGACGGCGAAGGGCTGGCCGCGCTGTCCATGCGCCGCGTCGCCGAGCGGCTCGGCATCACCGCGATGTCGCTGTACACCTACATTCCCGGCAAGGCCGAGCTGCTCGACCTGATGATCGACACGGTCTGCGGCGAGATCGAGCGCCGCGAGCCGGCGAGCGACCACTGGCGTGACCGCCTCGAGGCGATCGCGCACGACAACCGCGCCCTCTACGAGCGCCACCCGTGGCTGGCCACCGTGTCCACCGCCCGGCCCCCGCTCGGCCCCGGGGTGATCGCCAAGTACGAGTACGAGCTGCGCGCCCTCGAGGGCCTGGGCCTCGACGACGTGGAGATGGACGCCGCGCTGACGTTCCTGCTCGGGTTCGTCGAGTCCTGCGCCCGCGCCGCGGCGAACGTGCGCGCCGCCCGGCGCGACTCGGGCACCGGCGACGGCGAGTGGTGGGCGGCCTACGGTCCGCTGCTCGCCAAGGTCGCCGACCCGGGCGCCTTCCCGGTGGCGACGCGGGTGGGCACGGCGGCCGGGCTCGCCCACGGCGCGGCGTACGACCCCGACCACGCCTACCGGTTCGGATTGCAGCGCGTGCTCGACGGCCTCGCCGCGCTGATCGAGTCCCGCGCGGGCGCAGGCCGGGACGGCGTCAGCGGCAGCAGTCCCCGTCGTCCCCCGGCGGCGCCGGCCGGGGATGCTCCACCATGA
- the soxR gene encoding redox-sensitive transcriptional activator SoxR yields MRVGDKELTIGQLAERSGVAVSALRFYESKGLISSRRTSGNQRRYSRDTLRRVAFIRVSQRVGIPLSTIREALSNLPDGRTPTRRDWKRLSERWRAELDYRIDQLVRLRDTLTECIGCGCLSLGACKLANPGDRLGAEGVGPRRLMVEHPRPAPPGDDGDCCR; encoded by the coding sequence ATGCGGGTAGGTGACAAGGAACTCACCATCGGGCAGCTCGCCGAGCGCAGCGGCGTCGCGGTGAGCGCGCTGCGCTTCTACGAGTCCAAAGGGCTGATCAGCAGCAGGCGGACCTCGGGCAACCAGCGCCGCTACTCCCGGGACACCCTGCGCCGGGTCGCGTTCATCCGGGTGTCCCAGCGGGTGGGCATCCCGCTCAGCACGATCCGGGAGGCGCTGTCGAACCTGCCGGACGGGCGCACCCCGACCCGCCGGGACTGGAAGCGGCTGTCGGAGCGGTGGCGTGCCGAGCTCGACTACCGCATCGACCAGCTGGTACGGCTGCGCGACACGCTCACCGAGTGCATCGGCTGCGGATGCCTGAGCCTGGGCGCGTGCAAGCTGGCGAACCCCGGGGACCGGCTCGGCGCCGAGGGCGTCGGCCCGCGGCGGCTCATGGTGGAGCATCCCCGGCCGGCGCCGCCGGGGGACGACGGGGACTGCTGCCGCTGA
- a CDS encoding lysophospholipid acyltransferase family protein yields the protein MLYQLTKIVTGPFLHLLWRPRIEGAEHVPASGPAILASNHLSIADSTFLPLMLPRKVSFVAKAEYFTGNPLTAMYMRATGQIAVDRDSASAARSVLEAAAELLRRGELFGIYPEGTRSPDGRLYKGKIGVAWLALTTGAPVLPVAMIGTDRVLPPGRAIPRLGRIGVRIGEPMYFTGDPNDARTRRDVTDQVMRAIQKLSGQEYVPMYASSVKARMKE from the coding sequence GTGCTGTACCAGCTCACGAAGATCGTCACTGGACCGTTCCTGCACCTGCTGTGGCGTCCCCGCATCGAAGGGGCCGAGCACGTGCCCGCATCGGGCCCGGCGATCCTCGCCTCCAACCACCTGTCGATCGCCGACTCCACCTTCCTGCCGCTGATGCTGCCGCGGAAGGTCAGCTTCGTGGCCAAGGCCGAGTACTTCACCGGCAACCCGCTCACGGCCATGTACATGCGGGCCACCGGCCAGATCGCGGTCGACCGGGACAGCGCCTCGGCCGCCCGGTCGGTGCTCGAGGCCGCCGCCGAGCTGCTGCGCCGCGGCGAGCTGTTCGGCATCTATCCGGAGGGCACCCGCTCCCCCGACGGCCGGCTCTACAAGGGCAAGATCGGCGTCGCCTGGCTCGCGCTCACCACCGGCGCCCCGGTGCTGCCGGTCGCGATGATCGGCACCGACCGGGTGCTGCCGCCGGGCCGCGCCATCCCGCGCCTCGGCCGCATCGGGGTGCGGATCGGCGAGCCGATGTACTTCACCGGCGACCCGAACGACGCCCGCACCCGCCGGGACGTCACCGACCAGGTGATGCGGGCGATCCAGAAGCTCTCCGGGCAGGAGTACGTGCCGATGTACGCGTCCAGCGTCAAGGCCCGCATGAAGGAGTAG